In Magnolia sinica isolate HGM2019 chromosome 12, MsV1, whole genome shotgun sequence, a single genomic region encodes these proteins:
- the LOC131219901 gene encoding probable beta-D-xylosidase 5 yields the protein MHAYKYMNLLLVKPYRILSFSSHLLHMKMAAITLFSLLLSVLIISTNSRNIPPIHSHSLAPSDSLSPPQDWTTTEAHRHHHNPHRDLASSNFTHVCDSSRFASLGLHMAEFAYCDKSLPYSIRAKDLVDSMTISEKVAQLGNKAYGVARLGLPMYEWWSEALHGVANTGPGTHFDNNSIPGATSFPTVILTAASFNESLWKTIGQVVSTEARAMYNLGLAGLTFWSPNINVVRDPRWGRITETPGEDPFVVGRYAVNYVRGLQDVAGHKNPKDLNSRPLKVAASCKHYAAYDVDNWLGIDRYHFDARVTEQDMVETFLRPFEMCVKEGDVSSVMCSYNRVNGIPTCADPKLLSQTIRGEWDLHGYIVADCDSIEVIHHGHKWLNDTAEDAVAQVLQAGMDLDCGTYYTNFTESAILKGKARESDVDKALRNLYVVLMRLGFFDGSPTFASLGRDDVCSMENMDLAAESAREGIVLLKNEGETLPLRSNKYKKLVLVGPHANATAAMIGNYAGIPCHYVTPLDAFSALATVHHEMGCVDVACKNQSFINQAVAASKEADATIIFAGLDLSIEAESLDRTNLLLPGYQTQLILDVADAAAGPVVLIILSAGGVDITFAKTNPKINAIIWAGYPGQEGGRAIADVVFGHYNPGGRLPITWYTADYVTKLPMTSMQMRPVDNLGYPGRTYKFFDGPVVYPFGYGLSYTQFKYKLTSAPSSVTKKLKAHQHCHDISLKPNAFVPSCPSVLVEETRCGDAINVEIEVSNVGHQDGSHVILVYSKPPADLVGGPAKQVVEFKRVFVPTGVTKTVKFSIDVCKSLSVVTDTAYLVLPAGEHTIMVGDGDEAVSFPVHVNLYS from the exons atgcatgcttaTAAATACATGAACTTACTCCTTGTAAAGCCATATCgaattctctctttctcctctcacTTGCTCCACATGAAAATGGCAGCCattactctcttttctcttcttctttctgttTTAATCATCTCTACAAATTCTAGAAACATACCTCCAATCCATTCTCATTCTCTAGCACCATCAGATTCTCTTTCTCCTCCACAAGACTGGACGACCACCGAGgcccatcgtcatcatcataacCCTCATCGTGACCTTGCTAGCAGTAATTTCACCCATGTTTGTGACTCTTCAAGATTCGCTTCTTTAGGTCTTCACATGGCCGAATTTGCATATTGTGATAAATCACTTCCATATAGTATCAGAGCAAAGGACTTGGTTGATAGCATGACAATTTCGGAGAAGGTGGCTCAACTAGGGAACAAGGCATATGGGGTGGCTAGGCTTGGACTTCCAATGTATGAATGGTGGTCAGAAGCTCTCCATGGTGTGGCCAACACAGGCCCAGGTACCCATTTCGATAATAATAGCATCCCGGGGGCCACGAGCTTTCCAACCGTTATTCTCACGGCGGCGTCATTTAATGAGTCACTATGGAAAACCATAGGGCAG GTTGTTTCTACAGAGGCAAGGGCCATGTACAATTTAGGTTTAGCTGGATTGACATTTTGGAGTCCTAACATCAATGTTGTTAGGGACCCCAGGTGGGGTAGAATCACAGAGACCCCAGGTGAAGACCCGTTCGTGGTGGGCCGCTATGCTGTGAATTACGTTAGGGGCTTGCAAGATGTCGCGGGGCACAAAAATCCTAAGGACTTGAACTCTAGGCCACTGAAGGTTGCTGCATCCTGCAAGCATTATGCTGCTTACGACGTCGACAACTGGTTAGGCATCGATAGATACCACTTCGATGCAAGG GTGACTGAGCAAGACATGGTGGAGACGTTCCTTCGTCCATTCGAGATGTGTGTGAAGGAAGGAGACGTTAGCAGCGTCATGTGCTCTTACAACCGTGTCAACGGCATCCCCACATGCGCCGACCCAAAACTTCTATCTCAAACGATAAGAGGAGAATGGGATCTTCATGG GTACATTGTTGCCGATTGTGATTCAATCGAGGTCATTCATCATGGCCATAAATGGCTCAACGACACAGCAGAGGATGCAGTTGCTCAAGTACTCCAAGCTG ggATGGATTTGGACTGTGGAACCTACTATACTAACTTCACCGAATCAGCAATCTTGAAAGGAAAGGCCAGAGAGAGTGATGTGGACAAGGCATTGAGGAATCTCTACGTCGTGCTAATGAGGCTTGGATTCTTTGATGGAAGCCCAACATTTGCTTCGCTTGGAAGAGATGATGTGTGTTCAATGGAGAACATGGACTTGGCAGCTGAATCTGCAAGGGAAGGGATTGTTTTGCTCAAGAATGAGGGTGAAActttacctttgagatccaacaagTACAAAAAGCTTGtcctggtgggcccacatgctaatGCAACTGCAGCCATGATTGGAAACTATGccg GCATTCCATGCCACTATGTGACTCCCCTGGACGCCTTCTCTGCACTGGCAACAGTTCATCACGAGATGgggtgtgttgatgtggcatgCAAGAACCAGTCCTTCATCAATCAAGCAGTGGCAGCCTCAAAGGAAGCAGATGCAACCATCATTTTTGCTGGGTTAGATCTATCCATCGAGGCCGAAAGCTTGGACCGGACTAATCTCCTCCTTCCAGGTTACCAGACTCAGCTGATCCTTGATGTTGCCGATGCTGCCGCAGGCCCAGTCGTACTCATCATACTTTCTGCTGGAGGCGTAGACATCACGTTCGCTAAGACCAACCCTAAGATTAATGCCATCATCTGGGCTGGGTACCCTGGCCAAGAAGGCGGTCGGGCAATCGCTGATGTTGTATTTGGGCATTACAATCCAGGGGGGAGGCTACCGATCACCTGGTACACTGCAGACTATGTAACCAAGCTTCCAATGACATCCATGCAAATGAGACCAGTTGATAACTTGGGCTACCCTGGGAGGACCTACAAATTCTTCGATGGTCCGGTGGTCTACCCATTTGGCTATGGGCTCAGTTACACTCAGTTCAAGTACAAGCTCACATCTGCGCCATCATCCGTTACAAAGAAGTTGAAGGCGCACCAACATTGCCATGACATTAGCTTAAAACCCAATGCATTTGTGCCATCATGCCCGTCTGTGTTGGTGGAAGAGACAAGATGTGGCGATGCAATCAACGTTGAGATTGAAGTGAGTAACGTagggcatcaagatgggtcccacgtcatCTTGGTCTACTCTAAGCCGCCTGCCGATTTGGTTGGAGGCCCTGCTAAGCAAGTGGTAGAGTTCAAACGGGTGTTCGTACCTACTGGTGTGACCAAGACGGTGAAGTTCTCGATTGACGTCTGTAAGAGCTTGAGTGTGGTGACAGATACAGCTTACCTTGTTTTGCCAGCAGGGGAGCACACGATCATGGTTGGTGATGGAGATGAAGCTGTATCATTCCCAGTCCATGTTAACCTGTACTCTTAG